One genomic window of Anthonomus grandis grandis chromosome 3, icAntGran1.3, whole genome shotgun sequence includes the following:
- the LOC126734182 gene encoding uncharacterized protein LOC126734182, whose translation MRLHKFLIIGLLCIALSIHAEEVEVVEAIPSDNNDDHSNNIEKDNKNDQINLETSEEKDPPKKMPFVGPSRNGNPMNLPPQLPSRSNGGQYYNNHKPYKNKPNYENKNSYNGPPPPPPKQAMDKYDQYGPPAGDIWPAPAPDMPKIISLDVKCEKNLMKVYIGFDKPFYGIVFSKGHYSNVHCVHLPAGLGRTSTHFEIGIHACGTSGNTENGLYGYGAESGSGTYFENIIVIQYDPQVQEVWDQARKLRCTWHDQYEKSVTFRPFPVDMLDVIRTDFAGDNVGCWMQIQVGKGPWASEVSGLVKIGQTMTMVLAIKDEDNKFDMLVRNCMAHDGKRAPIQLVDQKGCVTRPKLMSRFTKIKNFGASASILSYAHFQAFKFPDSMEVHFQCTIQICRGQCPDQCSDGLNHIGYQNSLLELSHGPESQYGPPPSLPIEHYLHSGHPRDERRMKRSLQTEPETEVGVNRVIRVVSTGDLTFSLDENSTTTAPTMVFPGSNDQLVAANGLICMTTPGFAATLIVLLAIMIISCLLSAFLCVKLKPFTHKKIVGWVGFPTTQKVAGKTVATSKSCFYS comes from the exons ATGCGATTACACAAATTTTTGATAATCGGCCTATTATGTATAGCG ctATCCATTCATGCAGAAGAAGTAGAAGTAGTTGAAGCCATACCAAGCGACAACAACGATGACCACTCAAATAATATCGAAAAAGATAACAAAAACGACCAGATTAATCTTGAAACCTCCGAAGAAAAAGATCCACCTAAGAAAATGCCATTTGTTGGCCCTTCAAGAAATGGTAATCCAATGAATCTACCTCCACAATTACCATCCagaa gtaaTGGAGGACAATATTACAATAACCATAAACCTTACAAAAACAAACCAAACTACGAAAATAAGAATTCTTATAATGGACCTCCTCCACCACCTCCAAAGCAAGCCATGGACAAATATGATCAGTATGGACCTCCAGCCGGAGATATTTGGCCAGCTCCTGCACCTGATATGCcgaaaataatttctttggaTGTCAAATGTGAGAAGAATTTAATGAAAGTCTATATAG GTTTTGACAAGCCATTCTATGGAATAGTATTTAGCAAAGGTCATTATAGTAACGTACATTGTGTTCACTTACCTGCTGGTCTTGGTAGAACATCCACTCATTTTGAAATTGGCATTCATGCTTGTGGAACATCAGGCAATACTGAAAATGGGTTGTATGGATATGGAGCTGAAAGTGGTAGTGGAACCTATTTTGAGAATATTATCGTTATACAA TATGATCCTCAAGTTCAAGAAGTCTGGGATCAAGCTCGTAAACTAAGGTGTACCTGGCACGACCAATATGAAAAATCAGTTACTTTCAGACCATTCCCTGTTGATATGCTAGATGTTATTAGGACCGATTTTGCTGGAGACAATGTTGGATGCTGGATGCAAATTCAAGTCGGAAAAG GTCCATGGGCATCAGAAGTCTCAGGTTTGGTTAAGATTGGTCAAACTATGACGATGGTGCTTGCTATTAAAGATGAAGATAACAAATTTGACATGTTGGTAAGGAACTGCATGGCTCATGATGGAAAAAGAGCGCCAATTCAGTTGGTGGATCAAAAAGGATGTGTTACCAGACCCAAACTCATGTCCAG ATTTACAAAGATCAAAAACTTTGGAGCCAGCGCATCCATCTTGTCATATGCCCACTTCCAAGCCTTTAAGTTCCCTGACTCCATGGAAGTGCACTTCCAATGTACCATCCAGATCTGCAGAGGTCAGTGCCCTGATCAATGCTCTGATGGATTAAATCACATTGG TTACCAAAACAGTCTTCTTGAGCTCTCACACGGTCCAGAAAGTCAGTATGGTCCTCCACCATCTCTCCCAATTGAACACTATCTCCATTCGGGTCATCCCAGAGACGAACGAAGAATGAAAAGATCACTCCAAACAGAACCTGAAACGGAAGTTGGTGTCAATCGGGTCATTCGTGTGGTGAGCACTGGAGATCTTACATTTTCCCTGGACGAAAATAGTACGACTACTGCTCCCACCATGGTGTTTCCTGGATCTAATGACCAGCTAGTCGCGGCAAACGGATTAATTTGTATGACAACTCCTGGTTTTGCTGCTACTTTAATCGTGTTATTGGCAATAATGATAATTTCATGTCTTCTGTCGGCATTTTTGTGTGTTAAGCTAAAACCTTTTACGCATAAGAAGATtgttggttgggttgggtttcCGACCACGCAAAAAGTTGCTGGTAAGACTGTGGCTACGtcaaaaagttgtttttattcGTGA